A section of the Phoenix dactylifera cultivar Barhee BC4 unplaced genomic scaffold, palm_55x_up_171113_PBpolish2nd_filt_p 000153F, whole genome shotgun sequence genome encodes:
- the LOC103718734 gene encoding 14-3-3 protein 6-like, which translates to MAAATREEYVYMAKLAEQAERYEEMVEFMERVTATLPEGVELTVEERNLLSVAYKNVIGARRASWRIVSSIEQKEESRGNQDHVAAIHDYRGRIEAELTNICNGILKLLDSRLVPSAATADSKVFYLKMKGDYHRYLAEFKIGSDRKDAAENTLNAYKSAQDIALAELAPTHPIRLGLALNFSVFYYEILNSPDRACSLAKQAFDEAIAELDTLGEESYKDSTLIMQLLRDNLTLWTSDMQDDGADEIKETTKHEDEQ; encoded by the exons ATGGCGGCGGCGACGAGGGAGGAGTACGTGTACATGGCGAAGCTGGCGGAGCAGGCGGAGCGGTACGAGGAGATGGTGGAGTTCATGGAGAGGGTCACGGCGACATTGCCGGAGGGTGTGGAGCTCACGGTGGAGGAGCGAAACCTCCTCTCCGTTGCCTACAAGAACGTCATCGGCGCCCGCCGGGCCTCGTGGCGGATCGTCTCGTCCATCGAGCAGAAGGAGGAGAGCCGCGGCAACCAGGACCACGTCGCCGCCATCCACGACTACCGCGGCCGGATCGAGGCTGAGCTCACCAACATCTGCAACGGAATCCTCAAGCTTTTGGATTCTCGCCTCGTCCCCTCCGCCGCCACGGCCGACTCCAAGGTCTTCTACCTCAAGATGAAGGGGGACTACCACCGCTACCTCGCCGAGTTCAAGATCGGATCCGACCGCAAGGACGCCGCCGAAAATACCCTCAACGCCTACAAGTCCGCCCAG GATATAGCGTTGGCGGAGTTGGCACCGACGCATCCAATCCGGCTGGGGCTGGCGCTCAATTTCTCGGTGTTCTACTACGAGATCTTGAATTCTCCTGACAGGGCTTGTTCTCTTGCCAAGCAG gctTTTGATGAAGCAATTGCTGAACTGGATACTCTTGGAGAGGAATCATACAAGGATAGCACGCTGATCATGCAGCTTCTCCGTGACAACCTTACCTTGTGGACTTCAGATATGCAG GATGATGGGGCAGATGAGATCAAAGAGACAACCAAACATGAGGATGAGCAGTAG